In a genomic window of Coprococcus eutactus:
- a CDS encoding VanZ family protein encodes MARSSKKKEKKYIYIIPVILWMTFIFYMSAKTGEGSSAVSNPITDLIVDIFQRARHDTAPAVDRMTGVVEVMVRKGAHMTEYGILMALLVLAVKKNCGKISAGWTYVWSTAITFAYACSDEIHQLFVADRAGKGSDVLIDMCGAVIALLIISGMKSTRGRVVTGFLIGIVLVAAAMFLLLWPF; translated from the coding sequence ATGGCAAGAAGCTCTAAGAAGAAAGAAAAAAAATACATATATATAATACCGGTCATTCTGTGGATGACATTTATATTCTATATGTCAGCCAAAACAGGAGAGGGTTCATCTGCTGTCAGCAATCCGATAACTGATCTGATAGTGGATATATTTCAGAGAGCGAGACACGATACAGCACCGGCAGTCGACCGTATGACAGGTGTGGTCGAGGTGATGGTCAGAAAAGGTGCCCATATGACAGAGTATGGAATTCTTATGGCGTTGCTAGTCCTTGCGGTTAAGAAAAACTGTGGAAAGATATCTGCAGGATGGACATATGTGTGGTCTACGGCTATAACATTTGCCTATGCGTGTTCAGACGAGATACATCAGTTGTTTGTTGCCGACAGGGCAGGCAAGGGATCAGATGTGCTTATAGATATGTGTGGAGCGGTGATAGCTTTGCTCATCATATCAGGTATGAAAAGTACAAGGGGAAGAGTAGTTACAGGATTCCTGATAGGTATAGTATTGGTGGCTGCGGCGATGTTTCTGCTTTTGTGGCCGTTTTAA
- a CDS encoding NADH peroxidase, protein MSKFVCTVCGYIYEGEQAPAECPICHAGADKFKKVEGELTLAAEHEFGVYASTVKNNSEISDEDKKYIFDQLKANFEGECSEVGMYLCMARVAHREGYPEIGLYWEKAAYEEAEHAAKFAEMLGSDLENNMTDSTEKNLAWRVDCEFGATAGKVDLAKCAKKNNLDAIHDTVHEMARDEARHGKALKGLLDRYFGK, encoded by the coding sequence ATGTCAAAGTTTGTATGTACAGTATGTGGTTATATTTATGAAGGAGAGCAGGCACCAGCTGAGTGTCCAATCTGCCATGCAGGAGCAGATAAGTTTAAGAAGGTTGAGGGTGAACTCACACTTGCAGCAGAGCATGAGTTTGGTGTATACGCTTCAACAGTAAAGAACAATTCAGAGATCAGTGATGAGGATAAGAAGTATATCTTTGATCAGCTCAAGGCAAACTTCGAGGGAGAGTGCTCAGAGGTTGGAATGTATCTGTGCATGGCTCGTGTAGCTCATCGTGAAGGATATCCAGAGATTGGTCTGTACTGGGAGAAGGCAGCGTATGAAGAGGCTGAGCATGCTGCAAAGTTTGCAGAGATGCTCGGATCAGATCTTGAGAATAACATGACTGATTCAACAGAGAAGAACCTTGCATGGAGAGTAGATTGCGAGTTTGGAGCAACAGCAGGAAAGGTTGATCTTGCAAAGTGTGCAAAGAAGAACAATCTGGATGCTATTCATGATACAGTTCATGAGATGGCTCGTGACGAAGCAAGACATGGCAAGGCACTCAAGGGACTTCTTGACAGATACTTTGGAAAGTAG
- a CDS encoding chorismate mutase, translated as MTLADVRKNIDRVDKEIKKLFRERMELADQVAQVKAETEDDIYKPDREEIIISNLTGDVDDNIKMEYTALIKRIMEISRKYQYGRTLELRNCLNVNYDVNEPDIDAVAMIKPELYICQGCSRDKVVAVDSYDEVYELIKSGRVDAGMGILEDISYGVSDALHEVLTNNKLYIYRCNVVKENGHNKKVVTFADHLIVEENHNRLKVMFVCKNKSGSLSSVLSMISDYGVNLTEIHSAPNRQEHWNYRFYVELSANFLRKDIQALVFQLMNETEEFTILGSYACDEEQF; from the coding sequence ATGACTTTAGCAGATGTCAGGAAAAACATAGACAGGGTTGACAAGGAGATCAAGAAGCTGTTCCGTGAGAGGATGGAGCTGGCTGATCAGGTGGCCCAGGTCAAGGCAGAGACTGAGGACGACATATACAAGCCTGACCGTGAGGAGATCATCATATCCAATCTGACAGGGGATGTGGATGATAATATCAAGATGGAATATACTGCGCTTATCAAGAGAATCATGGAGATAAGCAGAAAGTATCAGTATGGAAGAACTTTGGAGCTTAGGAACTGCCTGAACGTCAATTATGATGTGAATGAGCCGGATATAGATGCCGTGGCAATGATAAAGCCGGAGCTGTATATATGCCAGGGATGTTCAAGGGATAAGGTAGTTGCGGTCGATTCATATGACGAAGTGTACGAGCTTATAAAGTCAGGACGTGTTGATGCCGGAATGGGGATCCTGGAGGACATCAGTTATGGTGTGTCAGATGCGCTTCACGAGGTTCTGACAAACAACAAGTTATACATATACAGATGTAATGTGGTGAAGGAGAATGGACACAACAAGAAGGTCGTCACATTTGCCGACCACCTCATTGTGGAGGAGAACCACAACAGGCTGAAGGTCATGTTCGTGTGCAAGAATAAAAGCGGAAGTCTCAGTAGTGTACTGTCCATGATATCTGATTATGGTGTGAACCTCACAGAGATACATTCGGCGCCGAACAGGCAGGAGCATTGGAATTACAGATTCTATGTGGAGCTGTCTGCCAATTTCCTTAGAAAAGACATACAGGCTTTAGTATTCCAGCTTATGAACGAGACAGAAGAATTTACGATACTTGGCAGTTATGCCTGTGATGAGGAACAGTTTTAA
- a CDS encoding sodium:proton antiporter, which produces MKNKLFLGLGTFISLIGLSQINVLAASSESGSKSLGAELPLTWCIPFVCMLLCIAVMPLIAGEWWDKHKQWAVAGWSLLFLIPFAIFHGFGTMGEQLLEVMIGDYLTFIVLLFALFCVAGNISLEGDLAGTPKLNVILLLIGTLLSSWIGTTGASMLMIRPIIKANKWRRRKVQIIVFFIFLVSNIGGCLTPVGDPPLLMGFMNGVDFFWSLRLAKVMGVNLIILLTVFFFLDTRAYKKDIADGRVQPVFDKDTKKPVRLKGAHNIIFLVMIVGAVILSGVLPMKFPVFAKGINFCEGVTLSWASIIEIVIMLAAALLSFKTTSKKVRKANNFTWGAIEEVAILFIGIFITMIPALLILKARGSELGLTHPAQFFWMTGLLSSFLDNTPTYLVFFTTAASSGFTEGISTAMGIVPQVMLMAISCGAVFMGANTYIGNAPNFMVRSIAEENGIKMPSFVGYLAWSVSILVPTFFIDTLLFFLH; this is translated from the coding sequence ATGAAAAACAAGTTATTTCTAGGTCTTGGCACATTTATCTCACTCATTGGTCTTTCACAGATAAATGTTCTGGCGGCAAGCAGCGAATCCGGTTCTAAGTCTCTTGGTGCCGAGCTTCCCCTTACATGGTGCATCCCTTTCGTATGTATGCTTCTATGTATAGCGGTTATGCCACTTATCGCCGGTGAATGGTGGGATAAGCACAAGCAGTGGGCCGTTGCCGGCTGGTCTCTTTTATTTTTAATACCATTTGCCATATTCCATGGTTTTGGAACCATGGGCGAGCAGTTGCTGGAAGTAATGATAGGCGACTACCTCACTTTCATAGTATTGCTCTTCGCGCTCTTCTGTGTTGCAGGCAATATATCACTTGAAGGCGATCTGGCCGGAACTCCAAAACTTAATGTGATTCTTCTGCTGATAGGAACACTTCTTTCAAGCTGGATCGGTACCACAGGTGCCAGTATGCTCATGATCCGCCCTATCATCAAGGCAAATAAATGGAGACGAAGAAAAGTACAGATCATCGTTTTCTTCATCTTCCTCGTATCAAATATCGGTGGATGTCTCACACCTGTTGGTGATCCTCCACTCCTGATGGGATTTATGAATGGAGTTGACTTCTTCTGGAGTCTGCGTCTGGCAAAGGTTATGGGGGTAAACCTTATCATACTCCTTACAGTATTCTTCTTTCTCGACACCAGAGCATACAAGAAGGATATTGCTGACGGACGTGTGCAGCCTGTATTTGACAAGGATACAAAGAAGCCCGTCAGACTCAAAGGCGCGCACAATATCATATTCCTTGTCATGATAGTCGGCGCAGTTATACTCAGCGGCGTTCTTCCTATGAAGTTCCCTGTATTTGCAAAGGGCATCAACTTCTGTGAAGGTGTGACTCTCTCATGGGCTTCAATCATCGAGATCGTCATCATGCTCGCTGCTGCACTCCTGTCATTCAAGACAACAAGCAAAAAAGTCCGCAAGGCAAATAACTTCACATGGGGGGCTATCGAAGAAGTTGCCATACTGTTCATCGGTATATTCATAACCATGATCCCGGCTCTTCTCATCCTCAAGGCGAGAGGCTCAGAGCTCGGACTCACACACCCGGCACAGTTCTTCTGGATGACCGGATTGTTATCAAGTTTCCTTGATAACACACCTACATATCTTGTATTCTTCACGACCGCTGCTTCCAGTGGATTTACTGAGGGTATAAGTACAGCTATGGGTATCGTACCTCAGGTTATGCTGATGGCTATATCATGTGGTGCCGTATTCATGGGTGCAAACACTTACATTGGAAATGCGCCAAACTTTATGGTGCGCTCAATAGCTGAAGAAAATGGTATCAAGATGCCTTCATTTGTTGGATATCTTGCATGGTCAGTTTCAATTCTTGTACCTACTTTCTTTATTGATACACTGTTATTCTTCTTACACTAG
- a CDS encoding DUF6709 family protein — translation MARQRKKGNPIVTAVIFGIFGIVLLFLGIRTFIGLHGTLLNVTTCDPSEIKPGIYVEGTISYGYGAYIEKTTTYNHIVTKTDGYYYLVDICDKNADGSDNDTARWIGISISKSDNDKFDAISTQDDAPPIEITGVIRKNSSKVQGFLDDYITSYVDMYASYYDYTATSEDYANAKAEAFPYYIEMVDSSDYIFNLVLGLIFVLVAVFMVFKATRSKNHISAPAQPAGTAYYDGSGDFNGINATGYVYQPGNTSGMYTPGMSNMDNTSYLQHQTTTPQTPYNDPFYSQQPTADELQATDSTTYGATDTATLSSSFTLKSDD, via the coding sequence ATGGCAAGACAAAGGAAAAAGGGAAATCCAATTGTAACTGCAGTCATATTCGGAATCTTTGGAATAGTTCTGTTATTTCTGGGTATACGTACTTTTATCGGTTTACACGGCACACTGCTCAATGTAACAACCTGTGATCCGTCAGAGATCAAACCGGGTATATATGTAGAGGGAACCATATCATATGGTTACGGTGCATATATCGAAAAAACTACTACATATAACCACATTGTCACCAAGACAGACGGCTACTATTATCTTGTAGATATATGTGACAAGAATGCAGACGGATCAGACAATGACACTGCAAGATGGATCGGAATATCCATATCCAAGAGCGATAACGATAAGTTCGATGCAATCTCCACACAGGATGACGCACCACCTATCGAGATAACCGGAGTTATCCGCAAGAACAGCAGCAAGGTTCAAGGCTTCCTCGATGATTATATAACAAGCTACGTTGACATGTACGCAAGCTACTATGACTATACAGCAACCAGCGAGGATTATGCCAACGCCAAGGCCGAGGCCTTCCCTTATTATATAGAGATGGTCGATTCATCAGACTACATATTCAACCTTGTGCTCGGGCTTATATTCGTCCTCGTCGCAGTGTTCATGGTATTCAAGGCAACAAGAAGCAAGAACCATATCAGCGCTCCTGCCCAGCCGGCCGGAACAGCATACTACGATGGCAGTGGTGATTTCAATGGTATCAACGCAACAGGTTATGTGTATCAGCCAGGCAATACATCCGGCATGTATACTCCTGGCATGAGCAATATGGATAACACCAGTTACCTGCAGCATCAGACCACAACACCACAAACCCCTTACAATGATCCTTTCTATTCACAGCAGCCAACTGCAGATGAGCTGCAGGCCACTGATTCAACAACATATGGAGCTACAGACACAGCAACCCTATCATCCTCGTTCACTCTCAAAAGCGACGACTAG
- a CDS encoding TerD family protein, with product MNEFVVKDDNKLTVGIGWDAKKVDLKKKIKIAIDSIMNATSEDTYDLNLAAIVEHNDGSDPELVFWGHKYSRSDSVVLKGDERTGEKEGIDEEMRIYLDRGENVGRIILFLYIYNGNLHKQCLAEVDNVFALIKCKHTEKVYVREDAIFKACEDAKHNNCYVFGEVIHNGDEWIVRERSQFLPYDKSEDIFEYYTSRHYVPEEDD from the coding sequence ATGAATGAATTTGTTGTAAAAGATGATAACAAACTAACAGTCGGCATAGGCTGGGATGCCAAAAAAGTCGATCTCAAGAAAAAAATAAAAATAGCTATAGACAGCATTATGAATGCCACCTCAGAAGATACCTACGATCTCAATCTTGCTGCCATCGTTGAACATAACGACGGCTCGGATCCTGAGCTGGTATTCTGGGGTCACAAATACAGCCGCAGCGATTCTGTTGTCCTCAAGGGCGATGAAAGGACCGGTGAAAAAGAAGGAATTGATGAGGAGATGCGTATCTACCTTGACAGAGGTGAAAATGTCGGACGTATCATACTCTTCCTCTACATATACAATGGCAATCTCCACAAGCAGTGTCTTGCCGAGGTTGATAATGTATTTGCACTCATAAAATGTAAGCACACTGAAAAGGTTTATGTCAGAGAGGATGCTATCTTCAAGGCATGTGAAGACGCAAAGCATAACAACTGCTATGTATTTGGCGAAGTAATTCACAACGGCGATGAATGGATCGTGAGGGAGCGCTCACAGTTCCTTCCATACGACAAATCAGAAGATATATTTGAGTATTACACCTCAAGACATTATGTTCCTGAAGAGGACGACTAA
- a CDS encoding GGDEF domain-containing phosphodiesterase has protein sequence MPDKMMDAGYSRLCGGVEIGYSDMEQIPQGCVSVTIPGFDVVDIKGFDISLIEDIPRLMTMAYSYAKLYIETEKLHIVSNHKLPYICYMESSDSLCVEIPVWSKKTKTEEMLTLDNMSKRDLYEIAYREPATGYYNWTWLKEKLEQCEYIGLDQFIFARFDIKGFRLINNVMGRDVAKELFRYVCDAMSKQDWILYSAKCTSDDFAMIIKYMPEDEIVNRLYTFFEEIGQLPTNKKYKIFYSCGLVFYDEFEKINMSMRIEDMAQMAHLQCIKTNVNEIKIYTSEMKREYVMAQQYKLELPDAIENEDLMVYLQPKYNPQNDTLTGAEALIRWFYKGGDILSPKYFVPQFEADGTIDIIDRYVLRKVCKKFKEWKELGYPLYPISCNLSRHQISRPDLIYILCDIVDEYGVDHSLIDFEITESADFADVQYLIEVLNQLKDKGFKISMDDFGTGYSSMALLKDMPLDIIKIDKSFIDGIATGELNNKDMLMTQDILTMARHLGIKSLAEGVETFEQKEYLREWGCHYIQGYYYSKPIPISGYEYLLKKIVLGQN, from the coding sequence ATGCCTGATAAGATGATGGATGCCGGATACTCAAGACTTTGTGGTGGTGTTGAGATAGGTTACAGCGACATGGAACAGATTCCACAGGGCTGCGTCAGTGTGACTATACCGGGGTTTGATGTGGTGGATATAAAAGGCTTTGATATATCTCTTATAGAGGATATACCAAGGCTTATGACTATGGCTTATTCATATGCCAAGCTGTATATAGAGACAGAGAAACTTCATATAGTTTCCAATCATAAACTTCCATATATATGTTATATGGAGAGTTCGGACAGTCTATGCGTTGAGATACCTGTGTGGTCGAAAAAGACGAAGACGGAAGAGATGCTTACACTAGACAATATGAGCAAGAGGGATTTGTATGAAATTGCCTACAGAGAGCCAGCGACAGGATACTATAACTGGACATGGCTTAAAGAGAAGCTGGAACAGTGTGAATATATAGGTCTTGATCAGTTTATATTTGCAAGGTTTGATATAAAGGGGTTTAGACTTATCAACAATGTCATGGGAAGAGATGTTGCAAAGGAATTGTTTAGATATGTGTGTGATGCGATGTCGAAACAGGATTGGATTCTGTATTCAGCAAAGTGTACAAGCGACGATTTTGCCATGATAATCAAATATATGCCTGAGGATGAGATAGTCAACAGGCTATATACATTCTTTGAGGAGATTGGACAGCTTCCTACGAATAAAAAGTACAAGATATTCTATAGCTGTGGGTTGGTATTCTATGATGAGTTTGAGAAGATTAACATGTCCATGCGCATAGAGGATATGGCACAGATGGCTCATTTACAATGTATCAAGACAAATGTTAATGAGATAAAGATATATACGTCAGAGATGAAGAGGGAGTATGTAATGGCTCAGCAGTATAAGCTTGAACTGCCAGATGCCATTGAGAATGAAGATCTCATGGTATATCTACAGCCTAAATATAATCCTCAGAATGACACACTTACTGGTGCTGAGGCTTTGATAAGATGGTTTTATAAAGGTGGAGATATCCTGTCACCTAAGTATTTTGTTCCACAGTTTGAGGCAGACGGAACAATAGATATCATAGACAGATATGTACTCAGAAAGGTGTGCAAAAAGTTCAAGGAGTGGAAAGAACTGGGATATCCATTGTATCCGATATCTTGTAACCTCTCAAGGCATCAGATATCGAGACCGGATCTGATATATATTTTGTGTGATATAGTGGATGAGTATGGAGTTGACCACTCGCTTATAGATTTTGAGATTACAGAGAGTGCTGATTTTGCAGATGTACAGTATCTCATAGAGGTACTGAACCAGCTGAAGGATAAGGGATTTAAGATCTCTATGGATGATTTTGGAACTGGATATTCCAGTATGGCGCTGCTTAAGGATATGCCACTTGACATTATCAAGATAGATAAGAGCTTTATAGATGGTATAGCAACAGGAGAGCTGAATAACAAAGACATGCTCATGACACAGGATATCCTGACAATGGCTAGACACCTTGGAATCAAGAGCCTTGCAGAGGGCGTTGAGACATTTGAGCAGAAGGAATACCTCAGAGAATGGGGATGCCATTATATTCAAGGTTATTACTACAGCAAGCCGATACCTATTTCCGGATATGAATATCTTCTAAAGAAGATTGTGCTAGGTCAGAATTGA